The Magnolia sinica isolate HGM2019 chromosome 9, MsV1, whole genome shotgun sequence sequence AAAGATGGATTCAGTAcgtgatggacggtgttgatttcaTGCACGTTTAGTCATTTCGCCGATGTTATTGAAATTAACCCTGGTAGGTACGTAGCGCGATGTATAGAAGTGTTTCCAAGGGGTATTACTCCTCTCCTTCCGTGCTTCCTCCACTCcaagccctctctctctccaagccctctctctctctctctctctctcgagaaAATGACATTATATCGCTATTTTCTcgtgattttcttcttcttattcattTGGATGGGATTAGCTTATTCCACCACCTTCATGTCAGGTgaattctcaaattccaaagcTACCTCCAACGGCTCTCGAAATCTCGCGAAATTCTCTTCATTTTCTCATCTCCCATCCTCGAACCTTTGTATTTTTATTTGATAATTTGAATTTTATTCCCTTTTCTTTTGCAGATGTCCTCTTCGATTCTGTCGGGTCGACCCGTCGGAGCCTCCTTCAGGTCAAAACGCGTAAGCTCCGACCCGAATCGGGTTTCTTCTCTCTTCCGTTTTCTGTTTCCGGCGGCGTTTGGATGCACCGTTCTATTGAATTACAATTATTAGTCGAATAAAGACAAATATCGACTAGATTTTGAAATATCACGAtacgataatatcgagatatttttaaaatctcggaggtttttgcttctttttttttttctcaatattATCGTGATTTTAAGTAAAAATAATTTATTGAGACTTATATATTTAgagttttaaaattattattagttataataaattttattttcagtgAGAATTTATTGATAACATCGCGAGAAAAGTCAAATTTTGGAAATCTCTCGAGAAAATTCACGGGCCGATAAATTGCCGATAACGATTTTTTTAGTACGGAGAGGAGTGATATGATTGTCGGTAAGCCCCTGTCGGACAAGAAACCGTCCGACCGGAgctcctgtgaggcccaccgtgatttatatgttcatcaaagccgtccatctattttttatgatcattttatgatatgatcctaaaaatgaatcagatcgaacgctcaagtggaccacaccaaatagcacaaagcattaaatgaaaGAATAATCTCTGGtggtggtctacttgagcgttggatctgtttcattttcgggcttataccttaaaatgatctgagaaaatggacggattagatggtgttgccaacaccacccGAACGGCCGTGTTTGATTTTTGGGAGCTGTGGGCCCACTGTCATCTATTTGTTttatatcagcaccgtccatccgtttttccagatcagcTTGTTTTCTGGCCctgaaattgaagcagatccaattctcaagtggaccacaccaaaggaaacagtgttcattgaacgcctaccattaaaaatttcttgggggccacacaagttttggataatttgatatttgtttttctcgtacaggtctatgtgaccctattaataggttggatggcaaataaacattatggtgggccctaggaagtttttaatgttgggtgttcaatgaccactgttcaatgtggtgtggtctgcttgagatttgggtctgcttcattttttatatctGGCCTTAAACagatctggcaaaacggatggacggcgtggatcttagacacaaacatcacggtgggacccacaacgcCCAAAACATCACACACGGCTTCACCACCTAATCCGTGTTCCTCGGTGTATACCCGTTTTCAGTATGTGCAGGTGGgtgcatggttcagtgatccagaccgttggttcaTGTTTTGTGGCCTGTAAATAGATGGGTGAGAGAGTTGAGTCTTTGGAAGAGAAAAGAGGGCCATCCATCCAAGGTAGGGCCACCAGATGGAGGGTCCACCGAGCATGGATTTCTGAATAGAGTATCTTTAATTGCTGAATTATGGAAATATATGGAAGATATCTTGCTATTAGAAACTATGCAAATGGTGGTCAACTGATTACTTTGAAAAagtcgctgagtcaactcagtgagtcGATGCCCAATTTGCATACTTGACTATATGCCGAGGCAATTTAGATTCAGGTAGAAAGCGAGTCCAAGTACTCAGCTCAGGGCTGAAAGTCGAGCAGGTTCCGccgagttggtgctcaaccctagcccattgcgaattctcaacccaagcccaacccaaactTATAATTgggtggatatatgctaatattttcgttattacattagtaaATCATGTTTCAATACATGTCTTGTTGTTATgtatacctataattttattaattaatttattaatttattaattatatatatagttattgatgataaataatttcatttttttctaaacaaacgagCTAAAATATATGTCAACTACTTCTTTTAAAAGTCATATTATGTAGCAGGCAAACCGTTTGGGAGaaaaatccagcatatcttggtagcttgagtcatcacatatggtgtggaccaatgagacccgacagcactggaatttcttgtgccttcaacacagatgatctacacttaattataatttataaataacttatatattgatcaggtttgagttcgagttgagtcgggcAACCTGAGGCCTCAacctgagcccgacccaagttatCAGGTTAGTACTTATATAGCTcaagctcgagaccaaacccATTACAtgttgcccaagcccaacccaatgttgggccGGTCACGAGTTGGCTGGGTTGAACCTGCCCACCTCGCTTTGTCACTCAGCACTTGACATGTGAACCGGTTTGGCAGTGCaacaagaccatccatctagtgggccatgcctgTAGGTACCTACATTTTGAAGATTTCGCCGATTGGAATATTCTAGTCTTGCCATTTTAAAGGTTGCCTTATGATTGGATAGCCCGATTAGTGGGATTTTCATGTGAGCCATTGAAAGATAGAACCCACTGGATGCATGGTCTGGATCCATCGAATCCAACCTGCCGCTGTATTGGCGGTTGACCGCAAGATGTATCAATGCTTGGAGACTGATGACTGGCAAGATGTACACAAGTCAAGTTAGCTTAGTTAGCTTGATTGGCTCGACTTGGAAAAGATTGATTTGCCTCGGCTTGAAGTTGGATTCGGACTgagttgagctggtttttggagctcgaaaaaatttcagtTCGAGATTGTCTGAGCTCGACGTGACTCGGCTCGAACCTTAGCTCGAATCTCAGCTCGAATCGgctcggtgacttggttatttttatctttatgttgcccaccaagtgtttgatgaaatgattcaatgGAGTGTTGTTTTGAGTGCATACATTCACTACAGAATCAGCCGGTgacgaggaaggaatggatacgaaacaaatcactcgAAAAGAAAATAATTTGCGTTATAGGATTTCCCTCATATCTTGTTTTTATACtactcgccaagtgtttgatgaaatatctatAAAGTATTGCTACTATTATTCTATGAGAGATTaaaaatgcattctatgtatttgagaaaatgttgcacgGGCTCAAACTAGCTCGAGCTGCTAaccaagccaagccaagtttgAGTGGGGGTTAGCtgctggccgagccgagtcacgttgtgtcaagctcgactcggtgCAGCAATTCATCTCTTAGAAACACAATACTCAACTCGGACTCATTAGCCCGAGTCAACTTGATCTATATCAAGTGAACCCAACAACTCATGATGTATCGGGTTTACTAACCGGGTTCACACCACacaacgatccaaaccgttcatttatgTTTCCCAGCTAGATGGCCCCCATGGAGAAATTCCCACATGTCGGGACCTTCAAGTAAGCGGCGTGGATCATCACATGACCTCAACAAGCTAGTCTTAGTTTTTTTTCTCCATCTTGTTTCAGCTTGCCCGATAGACTTCGAGCACATGAATTACACGGTGATTACGAGCCAATGCAAAGCACCCGATTACGTGCCCGAGCTCTGCTGCAAAGCATTCAAGACCTTCGCATGTCCGTACGCCGACGAGCTGAGCGACGTAAGAAATGAATGTGCCACGAACATGTTCTCCTACATCAACCTTCATGGAAACAACAACTTGTCAGGCGTTTTCTCCAGCTACTGTCGTGAAGGGAAGGACGGCATCTCGTGCCCTGCAACACCTCCTCAATCGGAAAATACCAATTCCAATGGCTTTGAGATGGATGAGGGCCTCTCGCTGCTCCTTACGCTTGTAGCTGGGCTTGCATTCTTGTTGCAGATTTTCTGAATAGTAGTGGATTTGATGATTGAtatttaagaaagaaaaattcGGTTGGGTGTGATCTGTTCTATTCAAAGAGTATTGTAGCAGACTCTGATGGGGGGagtgtagtggaccccaccatacacgGAAATCAGGAACTGTTAGCAAGTGGGATAATCAAAACATTTGCTAAATTACGTAAATTTTAGTTGGGTGTGGTCTGTTCTATTTAAACCATTTGCTATATTTAAGTAAATTTTAGTTGGGTATGATCTGTTCTATTCAAAGAGTGTTGTAGCAGACTCTGATGGGGGGAGTGTAGTGGGCTGTGGGCCTCGGgctgtacatgagccaagctagcttgaaaagctcgctcagctcggctcgatctacctcgacttggctcggctcgaacgACAACTTGAGGCCAACCAAGCTTCAAATGACCAAGCTCGTTTCAAAAACAAGTCAAGTTCGATCATAATGgatcttgactcaactcgaactcagctcaaagtTTGAGCTCGAGATCGGCTCTactcgaatatatattatattatattatatattatatatatatataattgaatatttaatttgGGAGTTGGGTTGGTGTGGGTTGGGTCAATTAGGTCGGGTGGCTAGGTTGAGTCGGGTGTCGATGGGTCGGGTTGTTGGGTTGAGTCGGGTACGAGTTGGGTCGGATTGGGAGcaggctcgactcggctcgaagtAAGCTCACATCGACTTGATCCATTAGCTcgcctcgagcttgactcgaaatttttggaaaacaagccaagctttgatggtaagctcgaggccaagctcgaactcgaggagagcacggatgagtcaagtcaagtttggcccaccttgactcggctcggctcgacgtACAgccctatgtaggccccaccatatagGGCAATCATGAACCGTTGGCAAGTGTGGTAATCCGACAATGTTAGATATCATATATGCTAGATTACACATGGAAATTTTAATTGGGTGTGATCTATTCTATTCAAAGAGCTTTGTAGCAGACTCTGATGGGGgagtgtagtgggccccaccatataggGAAATTAGGAACCGTTAGCTAGTGGGGTTATCAAACCATGTTAGATATCACATTTACTAAATTACACAAGAAAATTTTAGTTAGGTGTGATCTGTTCTATTTAAAGAGCATTGTAGCAGACTCGGATGAAGaagtgtagtgggccccactatataggGAAATCAAGAACCGTTGGCAATTAGGGTAATCAGATCATGTTAGATATCACATTTCCTAAATTAATTTTAGTTGAGTGTGATATGTTCTATTCAAAGTGCATTGTAGCAGACTCTGATGGAaaaatgtagtgggccccaccatataggGAAATCAGCAACCGTTAGAAAGTGGTCTAATCGGACCATGTTAGATCTCAATTTGCTAATTACACAAGAAAATTTTAGCTGGGTGTCATAATTGtagccatggttttaagactaggacgagtcgggtcggatcgacTTGGATTTGGTGCTACCCGATCCGGTTCGATACCACGAGTCGCGATCGACTTCAGTGCTGGAGGAATGGACGGTAATCAGCCCTATTCGTGCCTTCATCacctcattgtgggccccaccatgtagggAAGTGCAATTTGTATCCTATTATGAGAAGATCCGAGCCTTATCGACTCCTAGGTCCGACGTCATTCAGAGCCGACTGGAGATACACAAACTAGTCTGGAATGGCTAGGACGGCCGAAGGGAAAGATTTCTGGCTCGATCTTAGTTATGACCTTACTCTGAGGCTTTAGGCAGACGAGCTAGGGCCAGGGTTGTCGGTTTGAAGTAATATGAGGCCGAGGCAGTCAGATGCGCTTAGAAGTTGTCCCGCTCAAAAGTTGTCCCACTACCACAAGTAGCATCCCATATACTACGTGAGTAAAGCCACGGTATCTGCCAAGATGAGGTATCCAGCTCTGGAAAAGTTAGCGCTTTGTCTCGTCATCTCAGCTCGGAGGTTACGTCCGTACTTCCAGGCCCATTCCATTGTCGTCTTGACCGACTCTCCCTTCAAGCAAGTCCTCCAGAGGCCCGAGGTATCGGGTCGACTAACAAAGTAGGCAATCGAACTCGGGGAGTTCGATATCCAATTCCGACTGAGGACCGCAATTAAGGGTcaagctgtggccgacttcatcgCGGAGTTCACTGTCCCGAGTGAAGAGGGAATCAGCACCGAGGTGGAGATGGAATCAGCACCGAGGTGGAGATGGATCCTCCGGGGTGGATTCTCTATGTGGACGGGTCGTCCAATGTCAGGTGTGCCGGAGCAGGAATTGTCCTGGTCGCACCTGATTCAACATCTATCTAGTATGCGATCAGACTCGGTTTCAAGGCCTCTAACAATGAGGCGAAGTATGAGACTCTATTGGCTGGACTCAGGCTGGCGGCCAATCTGGGGGTCCAGTCCCTCCAGGTACGATGTGACTCTCAACTGGTAGTGAATCATATCTCCATCGAATACGAGGCCAAAGAGACCAGGATGGTGGCTTACCTGGCCGAAGCAAGGAAATTGATAGAAAGATTCTGGAGCCGCACTATCAGTCAGATTCCCAGGGCAGAAAATTCCTAGGCCGATGCCCTGACAAAGCTAGCCTCAGCCACGGAAGGAAAAATCCCGCGATTCATTCTCGTGAAGTTCATAAAAGATCTCATCATTGACCAAATGGAGAAGAAAGCGGTCAATCCAGTAGACGATGCTCCGAGCTGGATGGATCCAATTTATAACTATCTCACATCTGGTGAGGTCCCATCGGATAGGTTGGAGGCTAGGCACTTGAGAGTCAGAGCAACGCAGTATGTGGTCCTGGACGAGATCTTGTACAAGAAAGGGCATTCACAACCCTATATCAGGTGTCTCCGACTTGATGAAGCAGACTACGTTATTCGagaaattcatgaaggcatctgCGAAAATCATTCTGGTGGTCGAGCCCTATCCCTGAAAATACTCCACCAAGGATATTTCTAGCCTACCATCAGGAAAGATTCAAAGAACTATGTTCAACGGTGTGACAAGTGTCAACGGTACATAACCGTGCCAAGGCGACCCGCAGAAGAAATGACTCTCATAGCGGACCGTGGTCATTCGCTCAATGGGGGATTGACATCATCGGACCT is a genomic window containing:
- the LOC131256053 gene encoding GPI-anchored protein LLG1-like, translated to MTLYRYFLVIFFFLFIWMGLAYSTTFMSDVLFDSVGSTRRSLLQVKTPCPIDFEHMNYTVITSQCKAPDYVPELCCKAFKTFACPYADELSDVRNECATNMFSYINLHGNNNLSGVFSSYCREGKDGISCPATPPQSENTNSNGFEMDEGLSLLLTLVAGLAFLLQIF